Proteins encoded in a region of the Megalops cyprinoides isolate fMegCyp1 chromosome 3, fMegCyp1.pri, whole genome shotgun sequence genome:
- the LOC118774393 gene encoding zinc finger protein 397-like — protein MDVIQFLASLLDLHRQQLQALTRQGEIQAEVLAKLLEAEGCGKLHLCRSMEKELRMPRMKLEEEDPEAYLSVFEQAAASCRLPRAEWGARLVGLLSEEMRTETCSMSKSPTSPDYDALKSRILDQAWAVEEQCRLDFSSMRYDPLKGVRELGERLHSAAKLWLKPERRTADQVVQRVAVQRFVSLLPKETRSLVHRQFPASMEEAIHMAELHLGRATAQDSPPACDQIAEQTDLHRQNGEVEPRLAKLRTSCYQTDARGNLTKPFLNKPDTDKLCQSDNLCLEAQEPEEVCLEEDGSVEGESCVKVVEPVDGGGVAEGGVSFSTEPAEMEKRTVFMGSNKMQVFSASEEGDPTIILPLCLTPKYSSVTTGTGTDPVASSLKSDSTASEIEMTLAQPHCLSYPGTKKSMAKRKCEYPDCGTCYGTAAHLGRHKCGHQGEQGYSCPRCDRVLATSKQLTHHLRMHEKLHCCTDCGKRFRDSYNLRCHQRTHTGERPHRCPDCGHAFAQERGLREHRNIHTGERPFRCKECGKGFRHSRTLSKHSQLHSEDRPFLCAQCGWTFKLKDALKRHQQTHNKGRANDGGLGDPQGVPKNS, from the exons ATGGATGTCATCCAGTTTCTGGCATCCCTGCTAGACTTGCACAGGCAGCAATTGCAGGCCCTGACACGGCAGGGGGAGATCCAGGCAGAGGTCCTGGCCAAGCTGCTGGAGGCTGAGGGGTGTGGGAAGCTCCACCTGTGCCGCTCCATGGAGAAGGAGCTGCGGATGCCCAGGatgaagctggaggaggaggacccCGAGGCCTACCTCTCAGTGTTCGAGCAGGCAGCAGCCAGCTGTAGGCTACCCAGGGCAGAGTGGGGGGCCAGGCTGGTGGGGCTGCTGAGTGAGGAGATGCGGACAGAGACCTGCTCCATGTCAAAGTCACCCACCTCACCCGACTATGACGCCCTGAAATCAAGGATACTGGACCAGGCTTGGGCTGTGGAGGAGCAGTGCAGACTTGACTTCAGCTCCATGAGGTATGACCCACTCAAGGGGGTGCGAGAACTGGGTGAGAGGCTGCACTCGGCTGCCAAGCTCTGGCTCAAGCCGGAACGGAGGACGGCAGATCAGGTGGTCCAGAGGGTGGCCGTGCAACgctttgtctccctcctgcCAAAGGAGACTAGGAGCCTGGTGCACAGGCAGTTCCCGGCGAGCATGGAGGAGGCCATCCATATGGCTGAACTGCATCTGGGCCGAGCTACTGCGCAGGACTCTCCTCCTGCTTGCGACCAGATTGCAGAACAAACAGACTTACACAGACAAAATGGGGAGGTGGAACCAAG aCTGGCTAAACTGCGAACCAGCTGTTACCAGACTGATGCCCGTGGAAATCTGACCAAGCCATTTCTTAACAAGCCAGATACAGACAAACTTTGTCAATCCGACAACCTCTGTTTGGAGGCTCAGGAGCCCGAGGAGGTCTGCCTGGAGGAGGACGGCTCTGTGGAGGGGGAGAGCTGTGTCAAGGTTGTGGAGCCTGTGGACGGGGGTGGTGTGGCTGAGGGGGGGGTCTCCTTCTCCACTGAGCCAGCTGAAATGGAGAAGAGGACAGTCTTTATGGGGTCTAATAAAATGCAGGTCTTTTCAGCATCTGAGGAAGGCGATCCTACCATCATCTTACCTCTTTGTCTGACACCCAAATACAGCTCTGTCACCACAGGAACTGGAACTGACCCTGTGGCCTCCTCCTTAAAGTCAGACAGTACGGCCTCGGAAATAGAAATGACTCTGGCACAACCCCACTGTCTCAGTTATCCGGGGACCAAGAAGAGCATGGCTAAGAGGAAGTGTGAATATCCTGATTGTGGGACGTGTTACGGCACGGCTGCCCACCTGGGCAGACACAAGTGCGGCCATCAGGGGGAGCAGGGTTACTCCTGCCCCCGCTGTGACCGGGTTCTGGCCACCAGCAAGCAGCTGACCCACCACCTGCGGATGCACGAGAAGCTGCACTGCTGCACGGACTGCGGCAAGCGCTTCCGGGACAGTTACAACCTGCGGTGCCACCAGAGGACGCATACGGGGGAGCGCCCCCACCGGTGCCCCGACTGCGGCCATGCCTTTGCCCAGGAGAGGGGCCTCCGCGAGCACCGCAACATCCACACGGGGGAGAGGCCGTTCCGCTGCAAGGAGTGTGGGAAGGGGTTCCGCCACAGCCGCACCCTAAGTAAGCACAGCCAGCTGCACTCGGAGGATCGGCCCTTCCTCTGCGCCCAGTGCGGCTGGACCTTCAAGCTCAAGGACGCCCTCAAGAGGCACCAACAGACTCACAACAAAGGGAGAGCCAACGACGGGGGCTTGGGCGACCCTCAAGGTGTTCCCAAAAACAGCTga